CTGCTCGCCAAGCGGGTCCACCGCTGGCGCGCCACCGTGGCCGCCGCTGACGGCGTCACCGTGTCGATGAACGTCGCACCGCCCACCCGCACCCGGTCGGTTACCCGCAACCGCGCCCTCGCGGCGGCCTATGCCGGGGCCCACTGGTTCGGCGTCGAGGTCTTCGAGCCCGTCACGTCCAACACCCTCATGGCCGCCCTGCTCGTGGACGACCTGCGCCACCCGGGCCGTTCGACGAGCGACCGCACCACGCTGCCGTGGTGCGCGGAGGCGCGGGCCGCTGCTCACGGAGGGCTCTGGCGCTCGGCGTACGACCCGCGCTCGGCCCTGGGGATCGCCGCCGTCCTCGGGCTCGGCGCCGCCCGCCACTGACCCCCTCCCGCCCGCTGACCTCGACCTCTCTCGCGCCAACGCCACCGCCGGGGCCGCGCAGCGCATAGGGTCGGAGCCATGGCTTCGCGACCCCACGCGGCGTCCCTCGTCGAGGACGCCTGGCACCGACGGATCACCGGCTTCCTGCACGAGCGCGGGTGGCGCACCGAGGCGATCGGGCACACCGGCTACGGCACGCCCGACAAGGTGCGCGTCCTCGGGCGCATCAAGATGGCCCGTCCCGGCGACCCGGCCACCCAGGAGGCGCCGGAGCCGGACGCCGCCGTCCAGGACCTGCGCGGCCAGGAGCGCGACCGCGGGTGGCGCAGCTTCGCGACGCCGCCGCCGGCGGTCAACTGCCCGGTGACCGTCAGGCTCGGCGACCAGGTCGTCGAGGCCCGCACCGACCGTGGCGGCTACGTCGACGTCTTCGTCGAGGGCCACGGGCTCGGGGCCGGGTGGCACACCGCGACGATTCAGTCGCCCGACTCCGACGTCGCCGAGGCGCCGGTCCTGGTGATCGGCGCGGAGACGAAGTACGCCATCGTCTCCGACATCGACGACACCGTGATCTCCACGATGCTGCCGCGCGCGCTGATCGCCGCCTGGAACACCTTCGTCGTGCACTCCAGCGCCCGCCGTGCCGTCCCCGGCATGGCCCCGCTCTACCGCGAGCTGCAGGAGGTCTTCCCCGGCGCCCCGGT
This Arsenicicoccus dermatophilus DNA region includes the following protein-coding sequences:
- a CDS encoding App1 family protein, whose translation is MASRPHAASLVEDAWHRRITGFLHERGWRTEAIGHTGYGTPDKVRVLGRIKMARPGDPATQEAPEPDAAVQDLRGQERDRGWRSFATPPPAVNCPVTVRLGDQVVEARTDRGGYVDVFVEGHGLGAGWHTATIQSPDSDVAEAPVLVIGAETKYAIVSDIDDTVISTMLPRALIAAWNTFVVHSSARRAVPGMAPLYRELQEVFPGAPVIYLSTGAWNTYSTLTQFLARHKYPLGPLLLTDWGPTNTGWFRSGQEHKRSNLRRLWQEFPDIHWLLIGDDGQHDPKLYSDFAEDHPDVVELIAIRELTPAEQVLSHGLPVSNEELQPIERINATTPVYRAPDGYGLWRRLKKQYRLRDIGAHDHPDVTDPQVHAEALAEQPDRDDQNPL